The following proteins come from a genomic window of Gordonia westfalica:
- a CDS encoding class I SAM-dependent methyltransferase yields the protein MTDADLGSPPAAGATGLEALDTDQQLALTGERTVPGIPAENYWFRRHEIAYRHILDRCSGRDVLEAGSGEGYGAAMIADAGASSVVCVDYDTSAVEHTRRRYPELVVHQGNLIDLPLADASVDLVVNFQVIEHLWDQAKFIAECRRVLRPGGRLLISTPNRITFSPGRDTPLNPFHTRELNAAELTELLVEGGFALDAMLGVHHGPRLAALDEKWGGSLIDAQIERALAGEPWPAELVDDVAAVTAEDFAVLDARDLDIDASLDLFAVATRD from the coding sequence GTGACTGACGCAGACCTCGGTTCTCCACCTGCGGCCGGGGCGACCGGTCTGGAGGCCCTCGACACCGACCAGCAGCTGGCACTGACCGGTGAACGGACGGTTCCGGGCATCCCCGCGGAGAACTACTGGTTCCGCCGCCACGAGATCGCCTATCGCCACATCCTGGACCGCTGCTCCGGCCGCGACGTCCTCGAAGCCGGTTCGGGCGAGGGCTACGGCGCCGCGATGATCGCCGACGCCGGGGCGTCGTCGGTGGTCTGTGTCGACTACGACACCTCGGCTGTCGAACACACCCGCCGCCGCTACCCCGAGCTGGTCGTCCACCAGGGCAATCTCATCGACCTGCCGCTGGCCGACGCCTCCGTGGACCTGGTGGTGAACTTCCAGGTGATCGAGCATCTGTGGGACCAGGCCAAGTTCATCGCCGAATGCCGCCGAGTGCTGCGTCCGGGCGGCCGGCTGCTGATCTCGACCCCCAACCGCATCACCTTCTCCCCCGGGCGAGACACACCGCTCAACCCGTTCCACACCCGTGAGCTGAACGCCGCCGAACTCACCGAACTGCTCGTCGAGGGCGGTTTCGCCCTCGACGCGATGCTCGGCGTGCACCACGGACCACGTCTGGCCGCGCTCGACGAGAAGTGGGGCGGGTCGCTGATCGACGCCCAGATCGAGCGTGCCCTCGCCGGCGAACCGTGGCCGGCCGAGCTCGTCGACGACGTCGCCGCGGTCACCGCCGAGGACTTCGCCGTGCTCGACGCGCGCGACTTAGACATCGACGCCTCTCTCGACCTGTTCGCGGTGGCGACCCGGGACTGA
- a CDS encoding glycosyltransferase family 4 protein, translating to MRVLFVSWEYPPVVVGGLGRHVHHLATEMAAAGHDVVVLTRRPSGTDALSHPTTDTVVEGVRVIAVAEDPPEFEFGQDMMAWTLAMGHAFIRAGLKILAGERAFADSSTRWIPEVVHAHDWLVAHPAIALAEFFDVPLVSTIHATEAGRHSGWVSGRTNRQVHSVEWWLVAESDALITCSASMRDEVNRLFSYDAADITVIHNGIDIRTWPFAARTRTIGTAELLFAGRLEYEKGVQDLLAALPRIRRSHPGTTLTIAGEGTQRDWLMEQARKHRVSKAVRFVGAVDHDELVTLMHRCDAIVLPSRYEPFGIVALEAAATGIPLIVSTAGGLGEAVQEPDTGLTFEPADVAGLATAVRASLSDPDAAAQRALRARARLTAEFSWAEVAERTASVHLAAKRRVRHPIGRPDIPMRPLPERDPAKPDHSAH from the coding sequence ATGAGAGTGCTGTTCGTGTCGTGGGAGTACCCACCCGTCGTCGTCGGTGGCCTCGGCCGGCATGTGCATCACCTTGCCACCGAGATGGCCGCCGCCGGACACGATGTGGTGGTACTGACACGCCGCCCGTCGGGCACCGATGCCCTCTCCCACCCGACGACCGACACCGTCGTCGAGGGTGTTCGCGTGATCGCGGTCGCCGAGGATCCGCCGGAGTTCGAGTTCGGTCAGGACATGATGGCCTGGACGCTCGCCATGGGCCATGCGTTCATCCGCGCCGGACTCAAGATCCTGGCCGGTGAAAGGGCATTCGCGGATTCGTCGACTCGATGGATCCCCGAAGTCGTGCACGCACACGACTGGCTGGTTGCCCACCCGGCGATCGCACTCGCCGAATTCTTCGACGTGCCACTGGTTTCCACGATCCACGCCACCGAGGCGGGCCGGCACAGCGGCTGGGTCAGCGGCCGGACCAACCGACAGGTGCACTCGGTCGAGTGGTGGCTCGTCGCCGAATCCGATGCTCTCATCACGTGTTCGGCGTCCATGCGCGACGAGGTGAACCGCCTCTTCTCCTACGACGCCGCGGACATCACGGTGATCCACAACGGAATCGACATCCGCACATGGCCGTTCGCGGCTCGTACACGGACGATCGGTACCGCGGAGTTGTTGTTCGCGGGGAGGCTCGAGTACGAGAAGGGCGTGCAGGATCTGCTGGCCGCGCTCCCCCGCATCCGGCGCAGCCATCCGGGCACCACGCTGACCATCGCCGGCGAGGGCACGCAGCGCGACTGGCTGATGGAGCAGGCCCGCAAGCACCGGGTGAGCAAGGCCGTGCGGTTCGTCGGCGCCGTCGACCACGACGAACTGGTGACGCTCATGCACCGCTGCGACGCCATCGTGCTGCCGAGCCGGTACGAGCCGTTCGGCATCGTCGCCCTCGAGGCGGCCGCAACCGGTATCCCGCTGATCGTCTCGACCGCCGGCGGCCTGGGTGAAGCGGTGCAGGAACCCGACACCGGACTCACCTTCGAACCGGCCGACGTGGCAGGTCTGGCCACCGCCGTGCGGGCCTCGCTGTCGGACCCGGATGCGGCGGCGCAGCGGGCCCTGCGGGCACGGGCCCGGCTGACCGCCGAGTTCTCCTGGGCGGAGGTCGCCGAACGCACCGCGTCGGTGCATCTCGCCGCCAAACGCCGCGTGCGTCACCCGATCGGGCGACCAGACATCCCGATGCGGCCGTTGCCGGAGCGAGACCCGGCGAAACCCGACCACTCCGCGCACTGA
- a CDS encoding enoyl-CoA hydratase/isomerase family protein, whose product MPEFVTLETSDDHPGVGTILLARPPMNALSRQVQAELAAAAEEATLRDDIKAVVVYGGPKVLAAGADIKEMNDLSYAEMSKVAGRLQRDLGAIASIPKPTVAAITGYALGGGLEVALGADRRIAGDNAKLGVPEVLLGLIPGGGGTQRLARLIGPAKAKDLIFTGRFVDAEEALKIGLVDEVVAPDEVYNAALAWAGQFRNAASVAITAAKKAVDQGLGVDLDTGLKIEEQLFAALFATEDRAIGMKSFVENGPGKAEFTGR is encoded by the coding sequence ATGCCTGAGTTCGTGACCCTCGAAACGTCCGACGACCATCCCGGCGTGGGCACCATCCTGCTGGCCCGCCCACCGATGAACGCGCTGAGCCGTCAGGTGCAGGCCGAGCTGGCCGCAGCCGCCGAGGAGGCGACGCTGCGCGACGACATCAAGGCAGTTGTCGTCTACGGCGGACCGAAGGTGCTTGCCGCGGGCGCCGACATCAAGGAGATGAACGACCTCTCCTACGCCGAGATGAGCAAGGTCGCGGGGCGCCTGCAGCGCGACCTGGGTGCGATCGCCTCCATCCCGAAGCCGACGGTCGCGGCGATCACCGGCTACGCGCTGGGCGGCGGCCTCGAAGTCGCGCTGGGTGCCGACCGCCGGATCGCGGGCGACAACGCGAAGCTCGGCGTGCCCGAGGTCCTGCTGGGGCTCATCCCCGGTGGCGGCGGGACGCAACGCCTCGCGCGGCTCATCGGGCCCGCCAAGGCCAAGGACCTCATCTTCACCGGCCGTTTCGTCGACGCCGAGGAGGCGCTGAAGATCGGGCTCGTCGACGAGGTCGTCGCCCCCGACGAGGTCTACAACGCCGCACTCGCCTGGGCGGGACAGTTCCGCAATGCCGCGTCGGTGGCGATCACCGCCGCGAAGAAGGCCGTCGACCAGGGGCTGGGCGTCGACCTCGACACCGGACTCAAGATCGAAGAGCAGCTCTTCGCCGCACTGTTCGCCACGGAGGACCGTGCCATCGGCATGAAGTCGTTCGTGGAGAACGGCCCCGGCAAGGCGGAGTTCACCGGGCGCTGA
- a CDS encoding DUF3887 domain-containing protein, whose product MATGPGSQPGEPGAREAALTRVHDALQLGRRAEELLSATARSAREFGCTWQEIGDVVGVTRQAAFQRFGKPIDPRTGAPMQKVTIAHADAMALDIIEKITEAQWTTVTARFDETMTAALSDAALADAWASVVALQGELESTGTPFVRGHGLHTVVDVPLEQEAGELVFRVAFDADGRIAGLFFLNPDAASKEL is encoded by the coding sequence GTGGCAACCGGACCCGGTTCCCAACCGGGTGAGCCGGGCGCTCGCGAGGCGGCCCTGACCAGGGTTCACGACGCACTCCAACTGGGCCGTCGCGCAGAGGAATTGCTCAGTGCCACGGCTCGTTCCGCACGCGAGTTCGGGTGTACCTGGCAGGAGATCGGCGACGTCGTCGGCGTCACTCGTCAGGCGGCGTTCCAACGCTTCGGCAAACCCATCGATCCCAGAACAGGAGCACCCATGCAGAAAGTCACGATTGCCCACGCCGACGCCATGGCCCTCGACATCATCGAGAAGATCACCGAGGCCCAGTGGACGACCGTCACCGCTCGCTTCGACGAGACGATGACGGCTGCCCTGTCGGATGCTGCACTCGCCGACGCCTGGGCGTCGGTGGTCGCCCTGCAGGGCGAACTCGAGAGCACCGGAACGCCTTTCGTGCGCGGGCACGGGCTGCACACCGTGGTCGACGTCCCGCTCGAGCAGGAGGCCGGCGAACTCGTCTTCCGGGTTGCCTTCGACGCCGACGGCCGGATCGCGGGACTGTTCTTCCTCAACCCCGACGCTGCGAGCAAGGAACTCTGA
- a CDS encoding class I SAM-dependent methyltransferase, producing the protein MTTDATPGIDPAPNPHATEEQVQAALKDTKLAQVLYHDWEAETYDEKWSISFDERCIDYARGRFDAIAAEEPLPYGRAMELGCGTGFFLLNLMQSGVAEKGSVTDLSPGMVKVALRNAENLGLDVDGRVADAEKIPYDDNTFDLVVGHAVLHHIPDVEQALREVLRVLKPGGRFVFAGEPSTIGDFYARWMSRATWAITTNVTRFGPLQGWRRPQEELDESSRAAALEAVVDIHTFDPDELAGIARSAGAAKVSTATEELAAAMLGWPVRTFEAAVPPEKLGWGWARFAFGGWKRLTWLDENVLRKVVPPKFFYNVVVTGTKPSDS; encoded by the coding sequence ATGACCACCGACGCCACCCCGGGTATCGATCCGGCGCCGAATCCGCATGCCACCGAGGAGCAGGTCCAGGCCGCGCTCAAAGACACCAAGCTCGCCCAGGTGCTCTACCACGACTGGGAGGCCGAGACCTATGACGAGAAGTGGTCGATCAGCTTCGACGAACGCTGCATCGATTACGCGCGTGGACGTTTCGACGCCATCGCCGCCGAGGAGCCGCTGCCGTACGGGCGTGCGATGGAACTCGGCTGCGGCACCGGCTTCTTCCTGTTGAACCTCATGCAGTCGGGTGTGGCCGAGAAGGGCTCGGTCACCGACCTGTCGCCGGGCATGGTCAAGGTCGCGCTGCGCAACGCGGAGAACCTGGGCCTCGACGTCGACGGCCGGGTGGCTGACGCGGAGAAGATCCCGTACGACGACAACACCTTCGACCTCGTCGTCGGACATGCTGTGCTGCACCACATCCCGGACGTCGAGCAGGCGCTGCGCGAGGTGCTGCGCGTGCTCAAGCCGGGTGGTCGCTTCGTGTTCGCCGGCGAGCCGTCGACCATCGGTGACTTCTACGCGCGCTGGATGAGCCGCGCGACGTGGGCCATCACCACCAACGTCACCAGGTTCGGCCCGCTGCAGGGCTGGCGTCGTCCGCAGGAGGAGCTCGACGAGTCCTCGCGCGCCGCCGCCCTGGAGGCCGTCGTGGACATCCACACCTTCGACCCCGACGAGCTCGCCGGGATCGCCCGCTCCGCCGGTGCGGCCAAGGTCTCCACCGCCACCGAGGAACTGGCCGCCGCCATGCTCGGCTGGCCGGTCCGCACCTTCGAGGCCGCGGTGCCGCCGGAGAAGCTCGGCTGGGGCTGGGCGCGGTTCGCCTTCGGCGGCTGGAAGCGTCTGACCTGGCTCGACGAGAACGTCCTGCGCAAGGTCGTGCCGCCGAAGTTCTTCTACAACGTCGTGGTCACCGGCACCAAGCCCAGCGATTCGTAG
- a CDS encoding acyltransferase, whose translation MTTMWNASYRSRRRAGRRRDPEQARFLTLDSLRWVKRNRAYTPWYLVRYYRLAKFRLANPHIVLRGMVFLGRDVEIHCTPELARMEIGRWVHIGDGNSIRCHEGSLKIGDKTVFGCNNVVNAYLDLEIGGSTLVADWCYICDFDHKMDDITLPIKDQGIVKGPVRIGPDTWVAAKVSVLRNTVVGRGCVLGSHAVVKGMIPDYSIAVGAPARVVKNRMDDWAENAEQRAELERALADIERKKAAAEKAAAEGGSGPSWLVACAPRT comes from the coding sequence ATGACCACCATGTGGAACGCCTCCTACCGGTCCCGGCGCCGTGCGGGCCGTCGCCGTGATCCCGAGCAGGCACGATTCCTCACCCTCGACTCCCTGCGGTGGGTGAAGCGCAACCGGGCGTACACGCCGTGGTACCTGGTGCGCTACTACCGTCTGGCGAAGTTCCGCCTGGCCAACCCGCACATCGTGTTGCGGGGGATGGTGTTCCTCGGCCGCGACGTCGAGATCCACTGCACGCCCGAGCTCGCCCGGATGGAGATCGGACGCTGGGTCCACATCGGCGACGGCAACTCGATCCGCTGCCACGAGGGCAGCCTGAAGATCGGCGACAAGACCGTCTTCGGCTGCAACAACGTCGTGAACGCCTACCTCGACCTCGAGATCGGCGGATCCACCCTCGTCGCCGACTGGTGCTACATCTGCGACTTCGACCACAAGATGGACGACATCACCCTGCCCATCAAGGACCAGGGCATCGTCAAGGGCCCGGTCCGCATCGGGCCGGACACCTGGGTCGCGGCCAAGGTGTCGGTGCTGCGCAACACCGTCGTCGGCCGTGGCTGCGTCCTCGGCTCGCACGCGGTGGTCAAGGGGATGATCCCCGACTACTCGATCGCCGTCGGAGCCCCGGCGCGCGTGGTCAAGAACCGCATGGACGACTGGGCCGAGAACGCCGAACAGCGCGCCGAACTCGAACGCGCACTCGCCGACATCGAACGGAAGAAGGCCGCGGCGGAGAAGGCTGCGGCCGAGGGCGGTAGCGGCCCTTCGTGGCTCGTCGCTTGCGCTCCTCGCACCTGA
- a CDS encoding THUMP-like domain-containing protein, with the protein MSYSFGLDDVAFLRSRHGEKALETVSGLALTPSSMLSDITEVRSRYAPHDAALIEIVRCRRRAASKLRDPADLLLTDDGVQQATASVVAEHRAGEIAYRFPASVVHDMTCSVGAEIRELVRANGISGVIGSDLDRVRLAMARHNVPDATLLVADALTPTSTADVLLADPARRSDAGRIFRLDQLTPPLLELLATYAGRILIVKCAPGLDHQMLRNRFGFDGEVQVTSLDGGVREACLWSGPGVETRRRATVLRTRADGSVAEFEITDHEDDDVPAGEAGEWIVDPDGAIVRAGLVKHYAHRFGLWQLDPQIAYLTGDSVPAGARGFRVIEQVGVTEKVLRKALAAHDCGPLEILVRGLDVDPDQLRKKLKPKGGRPLSVVLTRIGRKGTAFICEPGIRF; encoded by the coding sequence ATGAGCTACTCCTTCGGTCTCGACGACGTCGCCTTCCTACGGTCGCGGCATGGTGAGAAGGCGCTGGAGACGGTCTCGGGTCTCGCGCTCACGCCGTCGTCGATGCTGTCCGACATCACCGAGGTCCGCAGCCGGTATGCACCTCACGACGCCGCGCTGATCGAAATCGTGCGCTGCCGACGGCGGGCCGCGTCGAAACTGCGTGATCCCGCCGACCTGCTGCTCACCGACGACGGAGTGCAACAGGCGACCGCCTCGGTCGTCGCCGAACACCGCGCGGGCGAGATCGCGTACCGTTTCCCGGCGTCGGTCGTCCACGACATGACCTGCTCGGTCGGCGCCGAGATCCGGGAGTTGGTGCGCGCCAACGGGATCTCCGGAGTGATCGGCAGCGACCTCGACCGTGTCCGGCTCGCGATGGCGCGCCACAACGTGCCCGACGCCACGCTGCTCGTCGCCGACGCACTGACCCCGACCTCGACTGCGGACGTCCTTCTCGCCGACCCGGCCCGGCGCTCCGACGCCGGCCGGATCTTCCGGCTCGACCAGTTGACCCCGCCGCTGCTCGAACTGCTCGCCACCTACGCCGGCCGGATTCTGATCGTGAAATGCGCTCCCGGACTGGACCATCAGATGCTGCGCAACAGATTCGGATTCGACGGCGAGGTCCAGGTGACCTCGCTCGACGGCGGCGTCCGGGAGGCGTGCCTGTGGTCGGGGCCGGGAGTCGAGACCCGGCGTCGGGCAACGGTTCTCCGCACCCGGGCCGACGGATCGGTGGCGGAGTTCGAGATCACCGATCACGAGGACGACGACGTGCCCGCCGGCGAGGCGGGGGAGTGGATCGTCGACCCGGACGGCGCCATCGTGCGTGCCGGTCTGGTCAAGCACTACGCGCACCGCTTCGGGCTGTGGCAACTCGATCCGCAGATCGCTTACCTGACCGGGGATTCGGTGCCCGCAGGGGCGCGCGGGTTCCGGGTGATCGAGCAGGTCGGGGTGACTGAGAAGGTCCTTCGCAAGGCCCTTGCTGCCCATGATTGCGGACCGCTCGAGATCCTCGTCCGCGGCCTCGACGTCGACCCCGACCAGCTCCGCAAGAAGCTCAAGCCCAAGGGCGGCCGGCCATTGTCGGTGGTGCTCACCAGGATCGGACGCAAGGGGACCGCCTTCATCTGCGAGCCGGGCATCAGGTTCTGA
- a CDS encoding electron transfer flavoprotein subunit alpha/FixB family protein, which translates to MAEVLVLVEQDAEGALKKVTSELITAARALGTPSAVVVGKPGSADAIIDGLKEAGAEKVYVAESDDAATHLIDPQVDVLSSIAESAAPAAVLVAATADGKEIAGRLAVRLGSGVLADVVDVKEGGVGIHSIFGGAFTVEAQAKGDTPVISVRPGGVEAAPQAGAGERVDVEVPAPAENAVKITKVEPNVGGDRPELTEASIVVSGGRGVGSAEKFSVVEELADALGAAVGASRAAVDSGYYPGQFQVGQTGKTVSPQLYVALGISGAIQHRAGMQTSKTIVAVNKDEEAPIFEIADYGIVGDLFNVAPQLTEEVKKRK; encoded by the coding sequence ATGGCAGAAGTACTCGTGCTCGTGGAGCAGGACGCCGAAGGCGCCCTGAAGAAGGTCACCAGCGAGCTCATCACCGCCGCCCGCGCTCTCGGTACCCCGTCGGCTGTCGTCGTCGGCAAGCCCGGCTCGGCCGACGCGATCATCGACGGCCTCAAGGAAGCCGGCGCCGAGAAGGTCTACGTCGCCGAGTCCGACGACGCGGCCACCCACCTCATCGACCCGCAGGTCGACGTGCTGTCGTCGATCGCCGAGAGCGCCGCTCCGGCAGCTGTCCTGGTCGCGGCTACCGCCGACGGCAAGGAGATCGCCGGCCGTCTGGCCGTGCGTCTCGGCTCGGGCGTCCTCGCCGACGTCGTCGACGTCAAGGAAGGCGGCGTGGGCATCCACTCCATCTTCGGTGGCGCGTTCACCGTCGAGGCCCAGGCCAAGGGCGACACCCCGGTCATCTCGGTCCGCCCCGGTGGCGTCGAGGCCGCTCCGCAGGCCGGTGCCGGCGAGCGTGTCGACGTCGAGGTCCCGGCACCCGCCGAGAACGCCGTCAAGATCACCAAGGTCGAGCCGAACGTCGGTGGCGATCGTCCCGAGCTCACCGAGGCGTCGATCGTCGTCTCCGGTGGACGCGGTGTCGGTAGCGCCGAGAAGTTCTCGGTCGTCGAGGAACTCGCCGATGCTCTCGGCGCGGCTGTCGGTGCTTCGCGCGCGGCCGTCGACTCCGGCTACTACCCGGGCCAGTTCCAGGTCGGTCAGACCGGCAAGACCGTGTCGCCGCAGCTCTACGTCGCCCTGGGCATCTCGGGCGCCATCCAGCACCGCGCCGGCATGCAGACCTCGAAGACCATCGTCGCGGTCAACAAGGACGAAGAGGCGCCCATCTTCGAGATCGCCGATTACGGCATCGTCGGCGACCTGTTCAACGTCGCCCCGCAGCTGACCGAAGAGGTCAAGAAGCGCAAGTGA
- a CDS encoding 1,4-alpha-glucan branching protein domain-containing protein, translating to MTISTTGVPGQFTFVLHSHLPWLANHGRWPVGEEWLYQSWADSYLPLFDVLERLAADGFTDQVSLGITPVLAAQLDDPHCASSMYEWLADWQLRAMHAATSSDTDRADAGRREYLAAQRALETFETKWRHGASPLIRRVASSGVAEILGGPLAHPFAPLLDPRLRMFFLREGLTDAHARWGVDPAGIWAPECAFAPGMEAEYARAGVGHFMVDGPTLHGDTALGRPVGDSGVIAYGRDLTVSYRVWSPKSGYPGNAAYRDFHTYDHESGLKRFRVTGRSVPGEEKKPYDPARVDAVIDRHVEDFVGHVRERLIEESARIGRDALVVAAFDTELFGHWWHEGPVWLERVLRRLPEVGVKVGTLAGATRSGLVGEPVDLPASSWGSGKDWRVWNGPQVEHLVTLNAEVTETALDAVAKLLADGGERSRVADQIVRETLLTVSSDWPFMVSKDTAAQYAVSRAHTHAHATREISDAAMRGRDDAATMLAQNWARADNLFPALDARRLRAIMNAAGFGGEGDMG from the coding sequence ATGACCATCAGCACCACCGGGGTTCCGGGACAGTTCACCTTCGTCCTGCACTCGCATCTGCCGTGGCTGGCCAATCACGGGCGCTGGCCCGTCGGCGAGGAATGGCTCTACCAGTCGTGGGCGGATTCCTATCTGCCGTTGTTCGACGTGCTCGAGCGCCTGGCCGCCGACGGATTCACCGACCAGGTGTCCCTCGGCATCACCCCGGTCCTGGCCGCCCAGCTCGACGACCCGCACTGCGCGTCGTCGATGTACGAGTGGCTCGCCGACTGGCAGCTACGCGCGATGCACGCGGCGACATCGAGCGACACCGACCGCGCCGACGCCGGGCGCCGTGAGTACCTCGCCGCCCAGCGCGCCCTGGAGACCTTCGAGACGAAGTGGCGTCACGGGGCGTCGCCGCTGATCCGGCGCGTCGCCTCCAGCGGAGTGGCCGAGATCCTCGGCGGACCGCTCGCGCATCCGTTCGCCCCGCTGCTCGATCCGCGTCTGCGGATGTTCTTCCTTCGTGAGGGTCTCACCGACGCCCACGCGCGCTGGGGTGTCGACCCCGCCGGGATCTGGGCGCCCGAGTGCGCCTTCGCACCGGGCATGGAGGCGGAGTACGCCCGCGCCGGTGTCGGACACTTCATGGTCGACGGCCCGACCCTGCACGGTGACACCGCCCTCGGCCGGCCGGTCGGCGACAGCGGCGTCATCGCCTACGGCCGAGACCTCACCGTCAGCTACCGGGTGTGGTCGCCGAAGTCGGGCTACCCCGGGAACGCCGCCTACCGCGACTTCCACACCTACGACCACGAATCGGGACTCAAACGGTTCCGCGTCACCGGCCGCTCGGTGCCGGGCGAGGAGAAGAAGCCCTACGACCCGGCGCGCGTCGACGCCGTGATCGATCGCCACGTCGAGGATTTCGTCGGACACGTCCGTGAACGCCTCATCGAGGAGTCGGCACGCATCGGCCGGGATGCACTGGTGGTCGCCGCCTTCGACACCGAACTCTTCGGACACTGGTGGCATGAGGGTCCGGTGTGGCTCGAACGTGTCCTGCGTCGTCTGCCCGAGGTCGGGGTGAAGGTCGGAACCCTTGCGGGCGCAACACGATCCGGGCTCGTCGGCGAGCCGGTCGATCTCCCGGCGTCGTCGTGGGGATCAGGCAAGGACTGGCGGGTGTGGAACGGTCCGCAGGTCGAACACCTCGTGACGCTCAACGCCGAGGTGACGGAGACGGCCCTCGACGCCGTCGCCAAACTGCTGGCGGACGGCGGCGAACGCAGCCGCGTCGCCGATCAGATCGTGCGGGAGACGCTGCTGACGGTGTCCTCGGACTGGCCGTTCATGGTGTCGAAGGACACCGCCGCGCAGTACGCTGTCTCCCGAGCGCACACGCATGCACACGCGACGCGGGAGATCAGCGACGCCGCGATGCGCGGCCGGGACGACGCGGCGACGATGCTGGCGCAGAACTGGGCGCGGGCCGACAATCTCTTCCCCGCACTCGACGCGCGCCGACTGCGCGCGATCATGAATGCCGCGGGGTTCGGTGGCGAGGGGGACATGGGATGA
- the ligD gene encoding non-homologous end-joining DNA ligase yields MAKGAGSAGEPIELNVGERTVRLSSPDRVYFTERGETKRDLAEYYLSVGDGIVRALRDRPCMLHRFPKGVSGNKVHQKRVPAGAPDWLETTEIYFPRYGRTADELCVTELASVIWAVQMSTVEFHPWNSRRADPESPDEWRIDLDPMPDCTFSRIQRVSHVVEEVLDELGMRGFPKTSGGRGLHIYVRIEPEWGFPQVRRAALAFAREVERRAPKDVTTTWWRKDRNPAAVFVDYNQNTRDHTMASAYSVRGNQRATVSTPIRWDEIDDIEPDDFTIATVPARFAELGDLHAEIDDVAYRLDTLLEWADREDIGEDEDETVDLDER; encoded by the coding sequence ATGGCGAAGGGTGCGGGTTCCGCAGGTGAGCCGATCGAACTAAATGTGGGCGAACGGACCGTCCGCCTGTCGAGTCCCGACCGCGTCTATTTCACCGAACGCGGCGAGACCAAGCGCGACCTCGCCGAGTACTACCTCTCCGTGGGCGACGGTATCGTGCGGGCCCTGCGCGACCGCCCCTGCATGCTGCACCGCTTCCCCAAGGGCGTCAGCGGCAATAAGGTTCATCAGAAGCGCGTCCCGGCCGGCGCCCCCGACTGGTTGGAGACCACCGAGATCTACTTCCCCCGCTACGGGCGGACGGCAGACGAACTGTGCGTGACCGAACTGGCGTCGGTGATCTGGGCGGTGCAGATGTCGACGGTCGAGTTCCATCCCTGGAACTCCCGCCGCGCCGACCCCGAATCGCCCGACGAATGGCGCATCGACCTCGACCCCATGCCGGACTGCACGTTCTCGCGCATCCAGCGGGTGTCCCACGTCGTCGAAGAGGTCCTCGACGAGCTCGGCATGCGCGGCTTCCCGAAGACGTCCGGCGGTCGCGGACTCCACATCTACGTCCGGATCGAACCCGAATGGGGATTCCCGCAGGTCCGGCGCGCCGCCCTCGCGTTCGCCCGCGAAGTGGAACGCCGGGCTCCGAAGGACGTGACGACCACGTGGTGGCGCAAGGATCGCAACCCGGCCGCCGTCTTCGTGGACTACAACCAGAACACGCGCGACCACACCATGGCGTCGGCCTATTCGGTGCGCGGCAATCAGCGCGCGACGGTGTCGACGCCGATCCGCTGGGACGAGATCGACGACATCGAACCCGACGACTTCACCATCGCCACGGTGCCCGCGCGGTTCGCCGAGCTCGGGGATCTGCACGCCGAGATCGACGATGTCGCCTACCGCCTCGACACCCTGCTCGAATGGGCCGACCGGGAGGACATCGGAGAGGACGAGGACGAGACCGTCGACCTCGATGAGAGGTGA